Proteins co-encoded in one Arthrobacter globiformis genomic window:
- a CDS encoding YbaK/EbsC family protein gives MPKATDDRGADILADPVANVRRALTAAGARDTVTVLPGAVPTAAAAADALGCDVAAITNSLVFEVDGTPLLILASGAAKVDVGLVASQLGTGRIRRAAPDFVLHHTGQEVGGVAPVGHPAKIRTLLDASLEEHPTLWAGAGDHHSMFSISYGELQRITDAHALRVR, from the coding sequence ATGCCCAAGGCTACTGACGACCGGGGTGCGGATATCCTTGCCGACCCGGTGGCCAACGTGCGCCGCGCTCTTACCGCCGCAGGCGCCCGCGACACAGTCACGGTTCTTCCCGGTGCGGTTCCGACGGCGGCCGCCGCGGCTGACGCGCTCGGCTGCGACGTTGCGGCAATCACCAACAGCCTGGTGTTCGAAGTGGACGGTACTCCCCTGCTGATCCTCGCCAGCGGCGCCGCGAAAGTGGACGTCGGGCTGGTCGCCTCCCAGCTGGGCACCGGACGGATCCGCCGCGCGGCCCCGGATTTCGTGCTGCACCACACCGGCCAGGAGGTGGGCGGCGTTGCGCCGGTGGGCCATCCTGCCAAGATCCGCACCCTGCTGGATGCCTCGCTCGAAGAGCACCCAACGCTCTGGGCCGGAGCCGGCGACCATCACTCCATGTTCTCCATCAGCTACGGCGAGCTGCAGCGCATCACGGACGCCCACGCATTACGCGTGCGGTGA
- a CDS encoding SURF1 family cytochrome oxidase biogenesis protein, whose translation MYKFLFSSKWLGYLLLAAIFATGCVFLGRWQMDRRAETLAEIQRVTSNYSATPITFDQARAEFNQLDPSREWTQVKLQGSYDVDGQRIVRNRPLNGQPGYEVVVPFKLVSGETVVIDRGWLPIGNKTPGRPDSIPAPPSGQITAVVRLKHSEPTLQRGAPEGQLASIDLPTYAAELGYPLLTGAYGQLASETPPVADMPQPFPMPSVDEGTHLSYSLQWFAFGVLMFVGFGYAARQQARNAAMDAEDAEALDGEPAHTAAGARRRPPAPRKRRRPTAEEEEDAILDAQGY comes from the coding sequence ATGTACAAGTTCCTGTTTTCCAGCAAGTGGCTGGGCTACCTCCTGCTGGCCGCGATCTTCGCCACCGGCTGCGTGTTCCTTGGCCGCTGGCAGATGGATCGCCGGGCGGAGACCCTGGCGGAAATTCAGCGGGTAACGTCGAATTACTCGGCAACTCCCATCACCTTTGATCAGGCCCGCGCTGAATTCAACCAGCTGGATCCGTCCAGGGAATGGACCCAGGTCAAGCTCCAGGGCAGCTATGACGTCGACGGGCAGCGGATCGTTCGTAACCGGCCCCTGAACGGGCAGCCCGGGTATGAAGTGGTGGTGCCGTTCAAGCTCGTGTCGGGCGAGACAGTGGTGATTGACCGCGGCTGGCTACCGATCGGCAACAAGACCCCCGGCCGGCCGGACTCCATTCCGGCGCCGCCGTCCGGGCAGATCACGGCAGTAGTGCGGCTCAAGCACAGCGAACCCACGCTCCAGCGCGGCGCTCCGGAGGGCCAGCTCGCCTCCATTGACCTGCCCACTTACGCCGCCGAGCTCGGCTATCCGCTCCTGACAGGGGCCTACGGGCAGCTCGCGTCAGAGACGCCACCGGTGGCCGACATGCCACAGCCGTTCCCCATGCCCTCGGTGGACGAGGGAACGCACCTGTCCTACTCGCTGCAGTGGTTTGCCTTCGGCGTCCTCATGTTCGTGGGCTTTGGTTACGCTGCCCGGCAGCAGGCACGCAACGCCGCGATGGATGCCGAGGACGCCGAGGCGTTGGACGGCGAGCCTGCCCACACCGCCGCGGGAGCCCGCCGTCGTCCGCCGGCGCCCCGGAAGCGCAGGCGGCCGACGGCTGAAGAAGAGGAAGACGCGATCCTGGATGCCCAAGGCTACTGA
- a CDS encoding DUF3099 domain-containing protein yields the protein MTTEPQPGQQTPGKREAAAGHPEVISITDAAAAHSEDMRERMIKYALAMGIRMVCLILIFVVDGWFKLVAVAGAVFLPWVAVVIANGSDKAEIHSDALLDYTPYAELGAADDSGTAEGADTADEPAVLQGELIADDEEDDDGRGQKAS from the coding sequence GTGACAACTGAACCCCAACCCGGACAGCAGACGCCCGGGAAGCGTGAAGCAGCCGCCGGCCATCCGGAAGTAATCAGCATCACGGACGCCGCCGCAGCGCATTCCGAAGACATGCGGGAGCGCATGATCAAGTACGCCCTCGCCATGGGTATCCGCATGGTGTGCCTGATCCTGATCTTCGTGGTGGACGGCTGGTTCAAGTTGGTTGCCGTGGCGGGCGCGGTATTCCTGCCGTGGGTCGCTGTTGTGATCGCCAACGGTTCGGACAAGGCGGAGATCCACAGCGATGCGCTGCTCGATTACACGCCGTACGCCGAGCTGGGAGCGGCCGACGACTCCGGGACTGCGGAAGGCGCCGACACCGCGGATGAACCGGCGGTGCTCCAGGGCGAACTCATTGCTGATGACGAAGAAGACGACGACGGCCGGGGACAGAAAGCTTCATGA
- a CDS encoding beta-ketoacyl-ACP reductase, translating to MSEAATTARSVLITGGNRGIGLAIAEAFLANGDKVAVTYRSESKLPEGILGVKADVTDEASVDAAFTEVEAAHGPVEVLVANAGITKDTLLLRMSEDDFTSVIDTNLTGAFRVIKRASKGMIRLRRGRVVLISSVSGLYGAPGQINYSASKAGLVGIARSLTRELGSRGITANVVAPGFINTDMTAELPEATQKDYLSSIPAGRFADASEVANVVRWISSDEAAYISGAVIPVDGGLGMGH from the coding sequence ATGTCTGAAGCAGCAACCACGGCCCGCAGCGTCCTCATCACCGGCGGAAACCGCGGCATTGGCCTGGCCATCGCGGAGGCATTCCTGGCCAACGGCGACAAGGTGGCCGTGACGTACCGCAGCGAATCGAAGCTGCCGGAGGGCATCCTGGGGGTCAAGGCCGACGTGACCGACGAAGCCTCCGTTGACGCTGCATTCACCGAGGTTGAGGCCGCCCACGGCCCCGTCGAGGTTCTGGTGGCCAACGCTGGCATCACCAAGGACACGTTGCTGCTGCGCATGAGCGAGGACGACTTCACGTCCGTCATCGACACCAACCTGACCGGCGCGTTCCGCGTCATCAAGCGCGCCTCGAAGGGCATGATCCGGCTGCGCAGGGGCCGCGTGGTGCTCATCTCCTCGGTCTCGGGCCTCTACGGCGCACCGGGGCAGATCAACTACTCCGCCTCCAAGGCCGGGCTCGTCGGCATTGCCCGCTCCCTGACCCGCGAGCTCGGTTCGCGGGGGATCACGGCCAACGTGGTGGCGCCCGGGTTCATCAACACGGACATGACGGCAGAGCTGCCGGAGGCAACCCAGAAGGATTACCTGTCCAGCATCCCCGCCGGACGCTTCGCTGATGCCTCCGAGGTGGCCAACGTGGTGCGCTGGATCTCCAGCGATGAGGCCGCCTACATTTCGGGCGCCGTCATTCCGGTCGACGGCGGGCTCGGCATGGGGCACTAG
- a CDS encoding SDR family oxidoreductase: MGQLDNKTAIVTGSSRGIGAEVAKILAGEGAAVVVNYRQKAPRANKVVAGIEADGGRAVAVGADLTTLEGVQALASAAMENFGSLDVLVLNASGGMETGMEEGYALKLNRDAQVNMLNAAVPLMKEGSRVVFVTSHQAHFINSVATMPEYEPVARSKRAGEDALRELLPNLADKGISLVVVSGDMIEGTVTATLLDRSNPGAIEARRAEAGKLYSVEEFAAVVASMATADVESGHTEYAGGADYFGKNAG; encoded by the coding sequence ATGGGACAGCTGGACAACAAGACAGCCATCGTCACCGGTTCTTCGCGCGGCATCGGCGCCGAAGTTGCCAAGATCCTCGCCGGCGAGGGCGCCGCCGTCGTCGTTAACTACCGCCAGAAGGCGCCGCGCGCCAACAAAGTGGTGGCAGGAATCGAGGCCGACGGCGGCCGTGCAGTTGCCGTTGGCGCGGACCTGACCACCCTCGAAGGCGTGCAGGCGCTGGCCAGCGCCGCCATGGAAAACTTCGGCTCGCTCGACGTCCTGGTCCTCAACGCCTCGGGCGGCATGGAAACCGGCATGGAGGAGGGCTACGCCCTCAAGCTCAACCGCGACGCCCAGGTCAACATGCTCAACGCCGCCGTGCCCCTCATGAAGGAAGGCTCCCGGGTCGTCTTCGTGACCAGCCACCAGGCCCACTTCATCAACTCGGTCGCCACCATGCCCGAGTACGAGCCTGTTGCCCGCAGCAAGCGCGCCGGTGAAGACGCCCTGCGCGAGCTCCTGCCGAACCTTGCGGACAAGGGCATCTCCCTGGTGGTCGTGTCCGGCGACATGATCGAGGGAACCGTAACCGCCACGCTGTTGGACCGTTCAAACCCGGGCGCCATCGAGGCCCGCCGCGCCGAGGCCGGCAAGCTGTACTCCGTCGAGGAGTTCGCCGCAGTGGTTGCCAGCATGGCCACCGCGGATGTCGAGTCCGGCCACACGGAATACGCCGGCGGCGCGGACTACTTCGGCAAGAACGCCGGCTAG
- a CDS encoding VOC family protein: protein MAEDAAVTKRSYPAGVPCWVDSQQPDVEAALRFYGGLFGWEFYAGSAPPGETGSYAVARLGGQETGAITGFGAGIHGVPAWNTYIAVEDADAAVRHLLSAGATLKSAPADTGVGGVRAALADPEGAEFRIWQPGERPGAQAVNLPGGWNFSDLHTADTDAAADFYARAFGWQFDRLDFGIMIRRPGYGDHLEATIDPGIRTRQSGDAVPAGFEDAVGWLAPVAPGERPHWHVTFTVADRDRAVQEAERLGGHVLGQDDTEWTRTALIRDPGGAVFTASQFTPPSGF from the coding sequence ATGGCAGAGGATGCAGCAGTAACGAAGCGGAGCTATCCGGCCGGCGTGCCGTGCTGGGTGGACAGCCAGCAGCCCGACGTGGAAGCAGCCTTGAGGTTCTACGGGGGACTGTTCGGTTGGGAGTTCTACGCCGGTTCGGCGCCGCCCGGGGAAACTGGCAGTTACGCGGTCGCCCGGCTCGGCGGCCAGGAGACGGGCGCCATCACCGGTTTCGGCGCCGGCATCCACGGCGTCCCCGCCTGGAACACGTACATCGCGGTCGAGGATGCGGACGCCGCGGTTCGTCACCTGCTCTCGGCGGGTGCAACCCTGAAATCGGCTCCTGCCGATACGGGCGTTGGAGGCGTGCGGGCCGCGCTGGCCGATCCAGAGGGAGCCGAGTTCCGCATCTGGCAGCCCGGGGAGCGGCCGGGCGCCCAGGCGGTCAACCTGCCGGGTGGCTGGAACTTCAGCGACCTCCACACAGCGGACACGGATGCTGCCGCGGACTTCTACGCCAGGGCCTTCGGCTGGCAGTTCGACCGCCTTGACTTCGGCATCATGATCCGCCGCCCCGGGTACGGCGACCATCTGGAGGCAACCATCGACCCCGGCATCAGGACCCGGCAATCGGGTGACGCGGTCCCGGCCGGCTTCGAGGACGCAGTGGGCTGGCTTGCACCGGTGGCCCCGGGCGAGCGGCCGCACTGGCATGTCACCTTCACCGTGGCGGACCGGGACCGGGCGGTCCAGGAGGCAGAGCGCCTCGGCGGCCACGTCCTGGGGCAGGACGACACCGAGTGGACACGGACCGCCCTGATCAGGGACCCCGGCGGGGCTGTTTTCACCGCAAGCCAGTTCACTCCGCCGTCGGGCTTCTAG
- the serB gene encoding phosphoserine phosphatase SerB, giving the protein MTSNVTAVSYGLKLSPSEPENLRSLLADSGATFKEASSTGDGRFDVCTVDFSVPSGSVADIAGLRHTIAAAKENAERTGVDTAIVPAELRRAQRKLLVMDVDSTLIQQEVIELLAAYAGKRDEVAAVTEAAMRGELDFAQSLHARVAVLAGLPAAVVDSVRAEVKLSEGAAELVAAFKAAGHAVAVVSGGFNQILRPIAEDLGMDYWIANELEIVDGALTGKVLGAVIDRAAKEKYLREWAAAEGIALEHTIAVGDGANDLDMLGAAGIGVAFNAKPAVRAVADAAINMPYLDAVRHIAGV; this is encoded by the coding sequence ATGACTTCGAACGTGACTGCGGTCAGCTATGGCCTGAAACTGTCCCCCTCGGAACCGGAAAACCTGCGGTCACTGCTGGCGGACTCCGGCGCCACCTTCAAAGAGGCCTCCAGCACAGGGGACGGACGCTTCGACGTCTGCACCGTGGACTTTTCCGTGCCTTCGGGCTCCGTCGCAGACATCGCCGGCCTGCGGCACACGATTGCCGCCGCGAAGGAAAACGCGGAGCGCACCGGCGTGGACACGGCCATCGTCCCCGCGGAACTGCGGAGGGCGCAGCGCAAACTGCTCGTCATGGACGTCGACTCCACCCTCATCCAGCAGGAGGTCATCGAACTCCTCGCCGCCTACGCCGGAAAGCGCGACGAAGTCGCGGCCGTCACGGAAGCCGCTATGCGCGGTGAACTCGACTTCGCGCAAAGCCTGCACGCCCGCGTGGCCGTCCTCGCAGGGCTGCCGGCTGCCGTCGTCGACTCCGTCCGCGCGGAAGTGAAGCTGAGCGAAGGAGCTGCCGAGCTGGTGGCCGCGTTCAAGGCCGCAGGCCATGCCGTGGCGGTGGTGTCCGGCGGCTTCAACCAGATCCTGCGCCCCATCGCCGAGGACCTCGGCATGGACTACTGGATCGCCAACGAGCTGGAGATCGTTGACGGGGCCCTGACCGGCAAGGTCCTCGGCGCCGTGATCGACCGCGCCGCCAAGGAAAAATACCTCCGCGAATGGGCAGCCGCCGAGGGCATCGCGCTGGAGCACACCATCGCGGTGGGCGACGGCGCGAACGACCTGGACATGCTCGGCGCCGCGGGGATCGGGGTGGCTTTCAACGCCAAGCCCGCCGTCCGCGCCGTGGCCGACGCCGCCATCAACATGCCGTACCTCGACGCGGTGCGGCACATCGCTGGAGTCTGA
- a CDS encoding phosphatase PAP2 family protein: MLFALIARLRPTPLLRAPREVLFCWAGALLVAGDAVFWLMFAAVQSDSGLAAMDVPVHSLIVDSRNPAATALLAAVTTVTSPEMLGVIGAAFALAWAVWKRELWRPAVLMGAILLAVVLTTLIKQFVSRSRPPASDFLLGPDDALSFPSGHTVGIGVFTVVLAYLVLSRSGTRTTAVLGFSAAFAVTALVGLSRLYLGYHWLTDIVASFGVALAVAAVAVFTDAARHGSSKNRAKT, translated from the coding sequence ATGCTCTTTGCCCTGATTGCCCGCCTGCGCCCGACGCCCCTGCTGAGGGCGCCGCGGGAGGTGCTTTTTTGCTGGGCCGGGGCTCTCCTGGTGGCCGGTGACGCTGTTTTCTGGCTCATGTTCGCTGCCGTCCAGTCTGACTCGGGGCTGGCGGCGATGGACGTTCCTGTGCACAGCCTGATAGTGGATTCGCGCAATCCTGCCGCCACGGCGTTGTTGGCGGCAGTGACCACCGTGACATCGCCGGAAATGCTGGGCGTCATCGGCGCGGCGTTTGCCCTGGCGTGGGCTGTCTGGAAGCGCGAGTTGTGGCGCCCGGCCGTGCTCATGGGGGCCATACTGTTGGCCGTGGTGCTGACCACCCTCATCAAGCAATTCGTCAGCCGGTCCCGCCCGCCCGCTTCTGATTTCCTGCTCGGCCCGGATGACGCCCTCTCGTTTCCCTCGGGGCACACGGTGGGGATCGGCGTGTTCACGGTTGTGCTCGCCTACCTCGTATTGTCACGGTCGGGGACGCGTACGACGGCGGTGCTTGGGTTCTCCGCGGCCTTTGCAGTCACAGCGCTGGTTGGCTTAAGCCGCCTGTATTTGGGCTACCACTGGCTTACCGACATCGTGGCTTCCTTCGGGGTGGCGCTGGCTGTTGCAGCGGTTGCGGTGTTCACGGACGCAGCCCGGCACGGTTCTTCGAAGAACCGTGCCAAGACTTAA
- a CDS encoding cation diffusion facilitator family transporter, whose amino-acid sequence MSDRTRTTGVPAGGSAPDHHRHDHSHDHRHDDAHGHGHEHEGHHPHGHGHTHHKGLKGWLFELFVPHTHDAADSVDDALEASAQGIRALKISLFMLLGTTVLQFLVVLVSSSVALLADTIHNFSDALTAVPLWVAFVLGRRAATRRYTYGFGRAEDLAGLFIVAVVALSAVMAAWQSAERLIHPQVPQNLGWVMGAGLIGFAGNEAVAMYRIRIGRRIGSAALVADGVHARMDGFTSLAVVLGAGGVMLGFPLADPIVGLLISAAIIILLWGTVRSIGRRLMDGIEPELVDRARRTLEGTPGVFDVKRVQLRWVGHRLQGAATIALDDDASLWLAEQTLHEARHRLRHALPKLDEMVLTPTAAGTRAS is encoded by the coding sequence ATGAGCGACCGGACTCGGACCACCGGAGTGCCAGCGGGCGGAAGCGCACCGGACCACCACCGGCACGACCACTCGCACGATCACAGGCACGATGACGCACATGGCCACGGCCACGAGCATGAGGGGCATCACCCACACGGCCACGGGCACACGCATCACAAGGGGCTCAAGGGCTGGCTTTTCGAGCTGTTCGTCCCGCACACCCATGACGCGGCCGACTCGGTTGATGATGCCCTGGAGGCCAGCGCGCAGGGCATCAGGGCGCTGAAAATCAGCCTGTTCATGCTGCTCGGGACGACCGTCCTGCAGTTCCTGGTCGTCCTGGTGAGCAGCTCGGTTGCCTTGCTGGCCGACACGATTCACAACTTTTCCGACGCCCTGACCGCCGTTCCCCTGTGGGTGGCGTTCGTCCTGGGGCGCCGCGCGGCCACCCGCCGCTACACCTATGGCTTCGGCCGGGCGGAGGATCTGGCAGGGCTGTTCATCGTGGCCGTCGTCGCTCTTTCGGCAGTAATGGCTGCCTGGCAGTCGGCGGAACGGCTGATCCACCCGCAGGTGCCCCAGAATCTGGGCTGGGTCATGGGCGCAGGGCTGATCGGCTTTGCCGGAAACGAGGCAGTGGCGATGTACCGCATCAGGATCGGGCGCCGGATCGGCTCGGCTGCGCTGGTGGCCGACGGCGTTCATGCGCGGATGGATGGCTTCACATCCCTGGCCGTAGTGCTCGGCGCCGGCGGCGTCATGCTCGGCTTCCCACTGGCGGACCCGATTGTTGGCCTGCTGATCTCGGCGGCCATCATCATCCTGCTCTGGGGAACTGTCCGCAGCATCGGCCGCCGGCTGATGGACGGCATCGAGCCCGAACTCGTGGACCGCGCCCGCCGCACGCTTGAGGGCACGCCTGGCGTCTTTGACGTCAAGCGCGTGCAGCTGCGGTGGGTGGGGCACCGCCTCCAAGGCGCGGCGACCATCGCCCTAGACGACGACGCCAGTCTTTGGCTGGCTGAACAGACCCTGCACGAGGCGAGGCACCGGCTCCGCCACGCCCTGCCCAAACTCGACGAGATGGTGCTGACGCCGACGGCTGCAGGTACCCGAGCGTCCTAG
- a CDS encoding ArsR/SmtB family transcription factor, whose amino-acid sequence MNADKQACGLDVDSQYVELAVEIFAMLADATRVRIILALREGEMAVGALAEAVGKSPAAVSQHLAKMRLARMVSTRQDGTRVLYRLENEHARQLVADAIFQAEHALGGQPAHHRMKGTAS is encoded by the coding sequence ATGAACGCAGATAAGCAGGCTTGCGGGCTCGACGTCGACAGCCAGTACGTGGAGCTCGCGGTGGAGATTTTCGCCATGCTGGCAGACGCCACAAGGGTGCGGATCATCCTGGCCTTGCGCGAGGGTGAGATGGCCGTGGGGGCTTTGGCCGAGGCGGTGGGAAAGTCACCGGCGGCCGTGTCCCAGCACCTGGCCAAAATGCGGCTAGCGCGCATGGTTTCCACGCGCCAGGACGGGACCAGGGTCCTCTACCGGCTCGAAAACGAGCACGCACGCCAGCTCGTTGCTGATGCAATCTTCCAGGCCGAACATGCGCTCGGCGGGCAGCCTGCCCACCACCGCATGAAGGGAACCGCATCATGA
- a CDS encoding ABC transporter ATP-binding protein: MSDVLEMAAVSVVRGAKTLLSKVDWQVREGERWVILGPNGAGKTTLLQIAAARLHPTSGIAGILDESLGKVDVFELRPRIGLSSAALANQIPEYEKVLNVVVTAAYGVTGRWREGYEKDDERRAFALLNDWGMGPLLNRKFSTLSEGERKRVQIARALMTDPELLLLDEPAAGLDLGGREDLVHRLSQLAMDEDAPAIVLVTHHLEEVPPGFTHAMLMRDGEVVAAGPVEDVLTSDNLSETFGLALDVSVNAGRYTATARR; the protein is encoded by the coding sequence ATGAGTGATGTTCTTGAAATGGCCGCCGTCAGCGTTGTGCGCGGAGCCAAGACGCTCCTGAGCAAGGTGGACTGGCAGGTCAGGGAGGGCGAGCGGTGGGTCATCCTCGGCCCCAACGGCGCCGGCAAGACCACTCTGCTGCAGATCGCCGCGGCACGGCTGCATCCCACCAGCGGCATCGCCGGCATCCTGGACGAAAGCCTCGGAAAGGTTGACGTCTTCGAACTGCGGCCACGGATCGGGCTCTCGTCGGCCGCCCTGGCCAACCAGATCCCCGAATACGAGAAGGTGCTCAACGTCGTGGTCACCGCAGCCTACGGGGTGACCGGCCGGTGGCGCGAAGGGTACGAGAAGGACGACGAACGCCGCGCCTTCGCCCTCCTGAACGACTGGGGCATGGGCCCGCTCCTGAACCGCAAGTTCTCCACGCTTTCTGAGGGTGAACGCAAGCGCGTGCAGATCGCCCGCGCGCTCATGACCGACCCCGAGCTGCTGCTGCTCGATGAGCCCGCCGCCGGCCTCGACCTTGGCGGCCGCGAGGACCTTGTGCACCGCCTCAGCCAGCTGGCCATGGACGAGGACGCCCCGGCGATCGTGCTGGTCACCCACCATCTTGAGGAAGTCCCGCCGGGCTTCACCCACGCCATGCTCATGCGCGACGGCGAAGTGGTGGCTGCCGGGCCGGTCGAAGATGTCCTCACCTCGGACAACCTGAGCGAGACGTTCGGCCTGGCCCTGGACGTTTCAGTAAACGCCGGCCGTTACACCGCAACCGCCCGCCGCTAG